ATATTCAGAGGTGTATTGTTTTAAAGAGTTTATAGAAGGTGAAGGCTCATCTGGGTCTGGAACTTGACAAATGATTTGTGAAAGAGAGTTCGAGTCTCTCCCCAAACAAAATAACCGGAACGATTCATCTACTAAGATGGGGATTTTCCAAGGGAATCGTTTCACCACcatacaaaagaaaatgatcCCCAAAGACCAAACATCAACAGGTCGTGGATCATatctattaaaaagaaacacTTCTGGTGGTAAATATGGATCACTGCCCACGATCCCTGTAGATTGGAAGATTTGATTGGAAAATGGATATTTGAAAATCGTTGTAGTaccaaaatcaattaatttgaCGACACCTGTTGCTGTCATTACACAATTATccaatttcaaatcaaGATGCGACATCCCAGTGTCATGCATATATTGAACTCcctttaatatttgtttaaagCAACAACAAATCTCTTGATATGACATTTGCATCTTGGAGACAATGGTAAACAAATCGTATTGACAATATTCCAtgatttgataaaaatgtttGTTATCCACGAGCAAGATTTCTaatgttttaataatatttggatGAGTTAATGTGGTACCAATGCAATATTCAGTAGAAATTTTCTTCCAATACCCCTTGATGGATTCCTTTTCGAAAATGGGtttaaatttcttgatGGCAAATAATTGATTGTTCTTGGTATGTCTCATTATATTTACTACGCCACTAGATCCACTACTTGTCTTATGATCAGTTGATATATAATTGGAATCGAATTTCTCTTGGGAAATCCGATGTAAAGAATGGAAAAGGGTCTTGTTAAAATATCGTTGAGTATTGATTTGACATTTTTGACATTTTTGACAATTTTTGGTAGGGGAATCATCTACTTGTGAATCCCCTATTGTGATGTCTTCCAATGTGGGGGGTTCCATTGTATTGGAGTTTGtaattgtatttgtatttgtgtttgtgaaaaaattaccaattgttttaaaagatttaatcaatttcagcgatgaagaatttcttcttttaaacTTCAAAGGACTATCACAAGTACAAGaataatcatttgaatcattttgcaagttgataaaatttttataatccGGAGTTACATTTGTAGGAGCCAACTTGGAAATCTTGagtttattaaagatttgaGAGGGGCGTCTACTTGTTTCGACGAATGTTGGGGAATGTGATCTTTTTTTCCTAAACTTTTCTTGTGGTATGATGAATCTGTCTTCTACTTGAGTGACGGGAGGAGATTTCCACTGAGTCGAATCGATGATGGAAATGTTTTTgggtaaattttttttgaaaatgttaTGAGATTTAGATATTGtaatttgattttcaatgattttttcattaactTTAATAGAATGATTGATATAATACTTGTTTTGTATTTTCACATGCGTCTTGAGTCCCTTTGGAGGTAAGAAGTGGAGtgg
The window above is part of the Henningerozyma blattae CBS 6284 chromosome 2, complete genome genome. Proteins encoded here:
- the TBLA0B00770 gene encoding uncharacterized protein (similar to Saccharomyces cerevisiae PRR2 (YDL214C) and NPR1 (YNL183C); ancestral locus Anc_2.71), with product MYVNLGVYNYSNSNCNSNSIEYTPSIMQSVSSIEETPSTTSHSSIPRIFHFTYTPQSLTISPPIEYYQYLGGSSQFSSNSELSSSYPGNISNSENNSDLELPLSLQQQQPLHFLPPKGLKTHVKIQNKYYINHSIKVNEKIIENQITISKSHNIFKKNLPKNISIIDSTQWKSPPVTQVEDRFIIPQEKFRKKRSHSPTFVETSRRPSQIFNKLKISKLAPTNVTPDYKNFINLQNDSNDYSCTCDSPLKFKRRNSSSLKLIKSFKTIGNFFTNTNTNTITNSNTMEPPTLEDITIGDSQVDDSPTKNCQKCQKCQINTQRYFNKTLFHSLHRISQEKFDSNYISTDHKTSSGSSGVVNIMRHTKNNQLFAIKKFKPIFEKESIKGYWKKISTEYCIGTTLTHPNIIKTLEILLVDNKHFYQIMEYCQYDLFTIVSKMQMSYQEICCCFKQILKGVQYMHDTGMSHLDLKLDNCVMTATGVVKLIDFGTTTIFKYPFSNQIFQSTGIVGSDPYLPPEVFLFNRYDPRPVDVWSLGIIFFCMVVKRFPWKIPILVDESFRLFCLGRDSNSLSQIICQVPDPDEPSPSINSLKQYTSEYIATLLNEPPNIGPSRILRALPKESHSVIGSMIEIPPAYRATVTEILNSNWITSIQECTVTKDDQTIPGPFCDHTNLTRIKTTISNPQSSTRLIA